CAACCGAGGGTGTGGCCCTGTGCCTGCAAAATATCTGTGATTTTCTGCTGCGCAACGGCGGCGACATGTGGCGGCATTTTCCGCTCGATGCCGAGGCCATGTACCGGCTTGCCCGCCATGCGGCCCCGGTGCTGCGCCAAAACTGCCTTGCCCAGACGCCCTTTGGCAAACATGTGCTCTACGGCATTGTGCGTCAGGTGCTGCAACAGGAGCGAGTGCCTTTTGAGGCAGAGCCGCTGGCCGGTTTGCAGGTGCTTGGCATGCTTGAAACGCGCATGCTGCACTTTGACCGTGTGCTTATTGTGGACGCCACAGACGACAAGCTGCCCGGCAACCCGGCGCAAGACCCGCTGTTGCCCGATTCGTTGCGGCAGGTGCTTGGCCTGCCCGATGCCCACAGGCGTGAGCGTGCCACTGCCCACACGCTTTACCGGTTGTGTGCCGGAGCCCGCGAGGTACGCTTTTTCTGGCAGGAGGGCATCAGCCGCTCTACCCTGTTTGACGGCAAAAAAAGCCGTAGCCGTTTTGTCGAGCAACTGCTGTGGGAAGAAGAACAGCGACGTGGCCGCCTGCTGACCCCCGGCGAGGAGCCGCTGGGCGTTGCCCGCTGCGTGGTGCGCAGTACGCCCGCCGCGCCCAAAAGCCTGCCCCGCACCGAGGCTCTGCACACGGCCATGCTTGCCCTGTTGCAAAAGCCGCTGTCTCCAACGCGGCTCGACATTTACCAGCAGTGCCCGCTGCGTTTTGCATGGCAATACCTTTGCGGGCTGCAACCCCCGCAGGAGGTCAACGAGGGCGACGACCCCGCAGCCGTGGGCACCTGCATACACGATACCTTGCGGGCGCTGTTTGAGCCCTACATCGGCAAAGAGGTGCGCCGGGGTGATATCAGCCACGATACCATGCTTGCCCGCTTCCACGAGGCGCTGGAAAAAACCGATCTACGCCACAACCTGCCGCCAGACAGCTGCCTCATGCTTGAAGAGGCCACGCCTGTACGCTTGCAGCGTTTTCTTGAAAACCAGCCCGCAAGCACCACTGTTGTGGCTCTGGAAGAAAAACTGGATGCAAAGCTGTTGCTGGCTGGCGGTAAATATTCCTTTACGGGCATAATGGACCGCATAGATCAGCGCGATGGCTTTGTGCATATTCTCGACTACAAAACCGGCGGACTCAAAAAACACGATGGCAGCCTGTGGGGCGATATCCTGTTTTTTCGAAGGGTTGAAAGCCTGTTTACGACCCTGCGCCTGATTCAGGTCAATGACCAGACTTTTGATGGGCAGCCAGAAAGGATTGACGGTCAGCCGCTGGAAGACATGGAAACCATGTTTGACGAGCTGCGACCCCGGCTGCCAAGCCTGCAACTGCCCTGCTACGTAAGCATGGCGGCGGGCAGCAAATTCGGCCCGGTTGGTGACGCGGCGCTTGTGGAACTGCGCGATGCGGGCAAGGAATATCCGCTCTTTGGCGGACTGGTGGATGAAGATCTTGCCAATGCCATTGTGTACTGCCACTCGGCGCTTTCTCTGGTACTGCTGCACATGAACCATGCGCCCGCCTTTGTGGCACGGCCAGACCGCCATTGCGACTGGTGTCCTTACGCTTCTTTGTGCGCTGGTTAACAAGGTGGAATAAATATAATAAATATGGCTGTTGCGTCTCGCCGCATTACCAGCTATGCTTCCCGGCAAACACAGGTATGCCCCTTAAATCTCATGGTTCATCCGGCATACCTCTTACGGACAGGACGGAGGTCTTGCAATGTCTCTTCCCGAACTCAAGATAGGTAATCTCACGGCCAAAATTCCCGTGGTACAGGGTGGCATGGGCGTGGGTATTTCTCTTTCCGGCTTAGCGTCGGCTGTTGCCAATCAGGGCGGCATCGGCGTTATCGCCGGAGCCATGATAGGCATGAGAGAGCCTGACGTGGCCAAGGATCCCCTTACCGCCAATCTGCGCGCCCTGCGCAATGAAATACTCAAAGCCCGCGAACTCAGCAACGGTATCATCGGCGTCAACCTTATGGTGGCTCTTACCACCTTCAGCCAGATGGTGCGCACTGCCATCGAAAGCAAGGCCGACATCATTTTTTCTGGCGCTGGCCTTCCCCTCGACATGCCGCATCACCTGTTGCAGCTGTGTGAAGAAAAGAAGGAAGAGTTCAAGACCAAGCTGGTTCCCATTGTTTCTTCGGCCAGAGCCGCTACGGTAATCGCCAAAAAGTGGGCTTCGCGCTTTGGCTACACGCCCGACGCCTTTGTGGTCGAAGGCCCCAAGGCTGGTGGTCATCTTGGCTTCAAGGCCGAGGAACTGCAGGACCCCAACCACTCGCTCGAAACCCTGGTGCCTCAGGTTGTTGATGCCGCCAAGGCCATGGAAGACAAGTGCGGCCGCGCCGTGCCCGTTATCGCCGCTGGCGGCGTGTATACCGGTGCCGACATCATGAAGTTTCTGGAACTGGGCGCTTCTGGCGTGCAGATGGGTACCCGCTTTGTGGCTACCCACGAATGCGATGCCGACGACCGTTTCAAGCAGAGCTATCTCTCTGCGCGTGATGAAGACATCACCATCATCAAGAGCCCGGTGGGCATGCCTGGCCGCGCCCTTGGCAACGAATTCATCACTGCCTCGCGTGAAGGCAAGAAAAAGCCCTTCAAGTGCGTTTTTCACTGCGTGCACACCTGCGAGCAGGAAAAAACGCCCTACTGCATTGCCCAGGCGCTTATCAACGCCATGAAGGGTAACCTTGAAAGGGGCTTTGCGTTCTGCGGTGCCAACGTGGCTCGTGTGAACAAGATCATCTCTGTGCATGAGCTGATGGATAGCCTGCAAAAAGAGTTTGATGAAGCCATGAACTCACTGAGCAAGAGCGTGCAGAGCATGCAGAGCAGGTTGAACCTGAGCTCCAAGTAAGCTACTCCGCTTCCGTAATAGTCAAAGCCGGGTCTGGAATTTCCAGGCTCGGCTTTTTTGCGCTGTTTATGGTCTTAAAATTTCGGGGAGTTATGTTTTTGTCATAAGGCCAGAGCATTCCGGGCAACGCTGGCAAAGATCCTTTGCATTGGCTGCCATGTTTATGGCGGCGCGGCCAGCATAAGCTGCGCCGAGAATCGCGCACTCGTGCTCATCAAGGGGGGAGGAGTGCTTGAATCCCCGCCGTGCCATTTCTGCCACCAGTTCTTGGTGTCTGGCGAAAACCTGTTGGGGGTCAACAAGACCGCCAGAAAGAAAACCCTCAATATTTTTGCCTCGGCGCAAACTGCCCAGCAGCATGTGCAGTTCAACATGCTCGCCTAAAAGGTGTTTGCGGCACATGCCAGCTGGTGGCAGCATCCACATGCGCATGGTGGTCTCCGTATGGGTGAAAGGTAAGTCAGACAACATGGCTTGTCAGCGAATGGTTTATCCCTGCCCTGCCCCATTCACAACTGTGTATGATTTTATCATGGTAAACAAGAACCGATGCCGCCAGAGTGCGACAAACAAAGCCGCCCTTCCCTACACAAAAAAGGCCCGGATCCGAAGATCCGGGCCTTTTTTATCAGTGTGGTATCGACCAGCTAAACTAGTCGTTGACCGTGCGGGAGTATTCGAGGGCCTTGGCCTGTTCCTCGAAGTTCTGGAACCCAGAGTGATGCAGGGCATCCTCTACTGTTTCGTCCCAGTTCCAGGTGGCATAGATCACAGGCTTGTGGAAGGTGGAACGGAAGCTCTGAAGCTCGGAACGGTAGAAGCCTTCCTTGGGAGTGTCGAGGTGCTCGCGGAACTGTTCGTGCCGACGCTGCAACTCGCCTTCGTACCATTCCTGAATATCCTGGGGTTCCTTGTACTTCTTGAGGATATGACCGTAACCGGTCTTTTCCATCAGGTCAGCAAGGCGCTTGTGGTGCTGCGAGGCAAGCCATTTGCCGAGGTCGGCGGCAGTATGGTTTTCCGCTTCCACAGAGGCGATGTCGAACACGGTCTGATAGTACGTATCGGGCACAACCGAGGCGGAGGTGATGCCGGCAATGGCAACCAGACCGCGCAGGATAATGCTGTTGGACACGCCCTGACCGCAGAAGCCCACTTTCTTGGCGTACTTCTGGCCGGTGAAGATGCTGACCAGAATGGCCCAGACAACCGCCGGATCTTCTTCGTCGTAGATGTGGGACAGACGCGCGTTATCGCGGTCGGTAGCCAGCACCATCTGGGTCATGTCGTTGGAGCCGATGGAGAAACCATCGAATTCCGTGATGAACTGCTTGGCCAGAATGGCGTTGGAAGGCAGCTCGGACATGAGGATGATCTTGAGGCCGTCCTGACCGCTCTTGAGCTTGTGAACCTGCTCAAGGTAGCTGCGCATGGAGCGGGCTTCTTCCAGCGTACGCACAAAGGGAAGCATCATGCGCAGGTTGGAGCCGCCATACACGCCGCGGGCCAGCTTGAAGGCTTCGACTTCCCAGTCGTGAATATTGCGCGAAACGCCGCGGTAGCCAAGCATGGGGTTGTCTTCGACATGTTCGAAAAGGCTGCCACCAAGCAGGTTGCGGTATTCGTTGCTCTTGAAGTCTGTGGTACGGTAAGTAATGGGCTTGCCGTAGAAGGCCATGGCAAACAGCGCAAGGTTCTGGGCCAGGGTCTGGACGTAGTGTTCCTTACCGGTACGGAAACCACGGGCCTTGATCATGCCGCGGATTTTGTCCGTAAGGTTGCGCAGGTCGTCCATTTCTTTTTTGAGGCCGGAACGCAGGCTCACTTCTTCACGCAGGCGGTTGATATTATCAAGCAGCTTGGTGACAGCGGGCAGTTCGCTGATGCGGCGCACCTGTTCGTCAACGCAGGCTTCGATTTCGGCTGTGCGCTTGGCGGCTTCAGGATCAGAGGGATTCAGCAGGGCAAGAGCGTCGTCGTAGCCCATGATGATGCGCACATGGTCGCACAAATCATTGGAGGTCTTGAGCACTTCAATGCGGCGCGAGGCCATTTCGAGGTGCTGGTCAACCTTGTGATCAAGCTCGCGCATCTTGCGGTGCTGCAACAGCACTTCTTCTGCGTTGAGGCTCTTGTTGGATTCGGCAAGAGCTTCAATTTCGGCGGCAAGACCGGTAACTTCGCCCACGTATTCACGCAGGTTGAAGTTGAACACAATAAGACCGGCGGCCATCTGCTCGCGCAGCACCTTGGAAAGGCGGTTTTCGAGCTCTTTCAGCTTGCTCTGAACCACGTTTTCAAGTTCGCCGCTGTCAAAGGCTTCCAGCGCCTGCGGATGGATGCTGATGTTGCCCAGCATGAATTCCGCACGCAACAGGCCCACTTCGAACTGCGCAAAGTTGCGCAGACGCGAGAGGAACAGCGCCTGACCCACGTCGGCCAGCACAAGGCCAACCTTGGTTTTGGTAGAAGGCAGCTTGGAAAGGTCCATTTCGCCGCCCACAAGGTGCAGGGGCAAAAGGCCGCGATAGATCTTGCCGCGGGTACCGTCAACGGTCACTTCTGCACCGTCGAGGGCACGCAGCACGTCAAGACGCTGAATACCGATAACAGCGGCAATACCAAGCTCGCGCGAGGTAATGGCTGCGTGGCTGGTGTCGCCGCCCACATCTGCCATAATGGCCGAAGCCACGCGCATGCCGGGAACCATGTCCGGGTCGGTACGCTCGGCGGCCAGCACGTCGCCCTTGGCGATCTTGTTCAGCTCAAGGGCAGAACGCAGGAAGCGCACAGTGCCCTGACCAGCGCCGCGTGAAGCACCATTGCCTTCAATCAGCACTTCGGCTTCGGCTGCGGCCTTGGCGTCAACCTCGCGGCGGCGCATGAAGATGGTATGGGGATGCAGCTCAAGGTCGTCATTCCAGCGGGTTTCGGGCCGCGCCTGCACGAACCAGAGCTTGTCGTTGGCATCAAGGCAGAATTCCGTATCCATGATGATGCCGCCGTAAGCCTTGCTTACCGCACGCACACCCTGGGCAACGCGTTCGGCCTGGCTGAGCGACAGCGCCCAGCGCAGAGCCTCAAGCTCGGATACTTCAACCTCGCGGGTACCGCCGCGTTCGTCATAGACAATCTTCATGTCCTTGCAGCCCATCTGACGAATGACAACTTCGCCACCGTCGTCGCGCTGGAAGACATAAAGCTTGTCGGGGGTAACCTTGCCGCCCACCACAGCCTCGCCGAGGCCGTAGCTGGCGTCGATGCTGACCAGCTCGCGGCGGTCAGTACCACGGCAACCCGTGGCGGTGTCGGCCGAGAAGGCCGTACCCGAAATGACAGGGTTGATCATCTGCATCATGCAGACAGAAAGCGAGGTGTGCTCAATGGCCCACTCAAGCTTGGCGTTTTCAGCAATGCTTTCGTCGCCGGTTTCCTCGGCCTTGGCCAGCGCATCGAGGATGGCCTCGCGGCGGTAGGTCATGGAACGCAGGTTGTAGGCAGAAGCGCAGTCCCAGTGGTAGGCTTCCACTACCTTATCTTCACCCACCATATTAAGGTAGGTATCCTGAAGACCGGCAAAGGCCTTCTTGCGCGAGTCTTCACCAGCGGCCGAAGAACGCACGGCCACGGGGGTCATGTCGTCTTCGTTTTCTTTGCAGATGGCGCGATAGGCACCGCGCACCGCTTCAGAAACCTCGTGGGGAACCTCGACAGACAAAATGGCCGCCTGCACCATAACCGAGCGCTTGCGCAGCTGGTCGATGCCCTCTGGCGAGGTGGCGAAGCCTTCGACTATATTGTTGATAAAGGTACGCAGCTTGGTGTGCGACTGCTCACCTTCCGCCAGCGCGGCCTGCTGAATCTGCTTGCCGAGCTGACGCACGAACTTCTGCAAGAAGTCCGGATCCTGGTTGATTTCCGGGTCGTTCCAGTCAATGCGCCCATATTCGCGGTCTACGACGCTGCGCACCACCCTGCCGTTGACCTTTGTTTCATCCAGCAGATGATGAAAGGCAATGGACGAGATAGCACGGAAATGGGGCGCCTGAATGCCCTGAATCTGGCTGATCAGAGCAGTGTTGTAGTTCTTACCACCAACAAGCAACTCCGCTTCGGGACCAATCTGCACAATTTCGGCGCCGTCGAGCACCAATTTTTTCTGAACTGCCTCAGGCGCGTTGACCTTGGGTTTGTTCTGCGCAGGTTTGGCGGCGGGACTCTTAGACATGTCTTCCTCCGGTTTGGGAAACAGAAGCTTTACAACCTTGGAAATTGTATATCGCCATGAAGGAACTG
The Desulfovibrio sp. DNA segment above includes these coding regions:
- a CDS encoding PD-(D/E)XK nuclease family protein is translated as MSASPFMVFPWQRPFLPDLKNYLAAAGTGRPGATLLIVPHNRPWRYLTKLYAEEGFQGLLPKVMTLADVISAWRSQTSAVPLHTANVLDRVSLLRDCVKTLAQEDEALATRFDSMKMEHFLPWGMRLSNLLEEMLGQRVAAVDLAYVEQEVSGSAAALLGALGRIGKAYVAELTSRGWTTPAFDAFAVTEPDAAIPQFFVPGDDRPVIMAGFSQLTGSEDALLHRLWQVGGQVCLHTDPALAHGTAPHWACKSQAAWLRRWKATARLAVEPTEDEAAHKPKISFFAGYDAHSQLKALHEQLAETPAADADLSAPDGLSTAVVLTDSAVLMPVLHHLPNKDVNVSMGYPLERSPLNRLLEALLQLQEGKTEDGRYYWRSLLQCLRHPYLNLLRVDDGSGTPLYLREVLRRVVGQIRNGARFVDLQDVAQQCAPGMHPELMQLFESVVDMLVHRLGQADTTEGVALCLQNICDFLLRNGGDMWRHFPLDAEAMYRLARHAAPVLRQNCLAQTPFGKHVLYGIVRQVLQQERVPFEAEPLAGLQVLGMLETRMLHFDRVLIVDATDDKLPGNPAQDPLLPDSLRQVLGLPDAHRRERATAHTLYRLCAGAREVRFFWQEGISRSTLFDGKKSRSRFVEQLLWEEEQRRGRLLTPGEEPLGVARCVVRSTPAAPKSLPRTEALHTAMLALLQKPLSPTRLDIYQQCPLRFAWQYLCGLQPPQEVNEGDDPAAVGTCIHDTLRALFEPYIGKEVRRGDISHDTMLARFHEALEKTDLRHNLPPDSCLMLEEATPVRLQRFLENQPASTTVVALEEKLDAKLLLAGGKYSFTGIMDRIDQRDGFVHILDYKTGGLKKHDGSLWGDILFFRRVESLFTTLRLIQVNDQTFDGQPERIDGQPLEDMETMFDELRPRLPSLQLPCYVSMAAGSKFGPVGDAALVELRDAGKEYPLFGGLVDEDLANAIVYCHSALSLVLLHMNHAPAFVARPDRHCDWCPYASLCAG
- a CDS encoding pyrimidine dimer DNA glycosylase/endonuclease V; its protein translation is MRMWMLPPAGMCRKHLLGEHVELHMLLGSLRRGKNIEGFLSGGLVDPQQVFARHQELVAEMARRGFKHSSPLDEHECAILGAAYAGRAAINMAANAKDLCQRCPECSGLMTKT
- a CDS encoding PEP/pyruvate-binding domain-containing protein, giving the protein MSKSPAAKPAQNKPKVNAPEAVQKKLVLDGAEIVQIGPEAELLVGGKNYNTALISQIQGIQAPHFRAISSIAFHHLLDETKVNGRVVRSVVDREYGRIDWNDPEINQDPDFLQKFVRQLGKQIQQAALAEGEQSHTKLRTFINNIVEGFATSPEGIDQLRKRSVMVQAAILSVEVPHEVSEAVRGAYRAICKENEDDMTPVAVRSSAAGEDSRKKAFAGLQDTYLNMVGEDKVVEAYHWDCASAYNLRSMTYRREAILDALAKAEETGDESIAENAKLEWAIEHTSLSVCMMQMINPVISGTAFSADTATGCRGTDRRELVSIDASYGLGEAVVGGKVTPDKLYVFQRDDGGEVVIRQMGCKDMKIVYDERGGTREVEVSELEALRWALSLSQAERVAQGVRAVSKAYGGIIMDTEFCLDANDKLWFVQARPETRWNDDLELHPHTIFMRRREVDAKAAAEAEVLIEGNGASRGAGQGTVRFLRSALELNKIAKGDVLAAERTDPDMVPGMRVASAIMADVGGDTSHAAITSRELGIAAVIGIQRLDVLRALDGAEVTVDGTRGKIYRGLLPLHLVGGEMDLSKLPSTKTKVGLVLADVGQALFLSRLRNFAQFEVGLLRAEFMLGNISIHPQALEAFDSGELENVVQSKLKELENRLSKVLREQMAAGLIVFNFNLREYVGEVTGLAAEIEALAESNKSLNAEEVLLQHRKMRELDHKVDQHLEMASRRIEVLKTSNDLCDHVRIIMGYDDALALLNPSDPEAAKRTAEIEACVDEQVRRISELPAVTKLLDNINRLREEVSLRSGLKKEMDDLRNLTDKIRGMIKARGFRTGKEHYVQTLAQNLALFAMAFYGKPITYRTTDFKSNEYRNLLGGSLFEHVEDNPMLGYRGVSRNIHDWEVEAFKLARGVYGGSNLRMMLPFVRTLEEARSMRSYLEQVHKLKSGQDGLKIILMSELPSNAILAKQFITEFDGFSIGSNDMTQMVLATDRDNARLSHIYDEEDPAVVWAILVSIFTGQKYAKKVGFCGQGVSNSIILRGLVAIAGITSASVVPDTYYQTVFDIASVEAENHTAADLGKWLASQHHKRLADLMEKTGYGHILKKYKEPQDIQEWYEGELQRRHEQFREHLDTPKEGFYRSELQSFRSTFHKPVIYATWNWDETVEDALHHSGFQNFEEQAKALEYSRTVND
- a CDS encoding nitronate monooxygenase family protein; this encodes MSLPELKIGNLTAKIPVVQGGMGVGISLSGLASAVANQGGIGVIAGAMIGMREPDVAKDPLTANLRALRNEILKARELSNGIIGVNLMVALTTFSQMVRTAIESKADIIFSGAGLPLDMPHHLLQLCEEKKEEFKTKLVPIVSSARAATVIAKKWASRFGYTPDAFVVEGPKAGGHLGFKAEELQDPNHSLETLVPQVVDAAKAMEDKCGRAVPVIAAGGVYTGADIMKFLELGASGVQMGTRFVATHECDADDRFKQSYLSARDEDITIIKSPVGMPGRALGNEFITASREGKKKPFKCVFHCVHTCEQEKTPYCIAQALINAMKGNLERGFAFCGANVARVNKIISVHELMDSLQKEFDEAMNSLSKSVQSMQSRLNLSSK